In the genome of Pontibacter actiniarum, the window GCTGAGATGATTCGCGCGACCAAACAACTAACACCCCGCCCTTTTGCAGTCAACATTTTCGCCCACGACATACCCGCGCCTTCGGATGAGCTGAAAGAAAGGTACGCAAAAGCAAAACAGTTTATAGAGCAGTTAGCGCAGCAGCACCACTTGCCGGTAAAGCTTCCGGGGTTTGAAGAGTTAAAGCTTCATAGTTACCGAGAGCAAGTAGAGGCCATTATAGCAGAAGGTTGCCGGACCGTGAGCTTTACGTTTGGCAACCTGGATGCACCGTCAATCGAGAGGCTGAAAAGCAAGGATGTTACGTTAATCGGCACCTGTACTTCCGTTCAGGAGGCGCAACTCCTGGAGCAGTCTGACATAGACGTTATTTGTGTGCAAGGCATTGAAGCAGGCGGGCACCGGGGGAGTTTCACCAACGGTTACCTGCCGCAAACGGGTGGCTTGTCCTTGTTGTCGCAGGTATACGAGTCGGTGAGCGTTCCGCTTATTTACGCTGGGGGCATCTACAACGCAAAGACATTGCTGGCGTCCAAAACACTGGGGGCGCAGGGCTTCCAAATCGGAAGCCTGCTGTTAGGCGCTGCCGAGAGTGCGCTGAAGGAGTTTGAGAAAAGGAGGCTGCGAGAAGTAAAGGAAAGCGAGATTGTCCTGACCAAGAGCTTTTCCGGGCGCTATGCAAGAGGAATCAAAAACACCTTTATCGAGGCCGTAGATAGTTCGGAGCATATTTTACCTTACCCTTACCAAAACAAACTGACGAAGGAATTACGCAAACTTGCAAAAGCCAACGAAAACCCTGACTTCGTGAGCATCTGGTTGGGGCAGTCTATCAACGGGTTTAGCAACCAGCCAACTGCAGACATTCTAAAGGAGTTGATCAAGGCAACGGAGCAATTTTAGCGTTGCTGTGGTTTCACCAATACCTTCAGGCATAAGTATAAGCAATGGACTGGTGCATTTTTCACGCCACCGCAACCAGCAGAGGCAATTTTGCATAGCATCAGCAGAAGTATAAACGTATAGCTGCCCCTATCACACCTCCGCCAGGTGGTACACCGGCAAAGAAACGACGAACGTACTACCAGCCCCCAGTTCACTCTCTACCCAGATACTGCCACCCTGCGACTCAATAAACTCTTTTGAGATAGAAAGCCCCAGGCCAGCTCCGCCTTTGTACTGCTCTTTACCCGGTATCTGCACAAACTTCTGGAATATCTTGCTGTGGTTTGATGCATCAATACCGGGGCCGTTGTCGTGTACTTTTATCAGCACCTGCCTCTCCTCATCCTCTGTTGTGATGGTGATCACGTCGCCTTCCGGGGAGTAGCGCACGGCATTGCTGAGCAGGTTAATCAGCACCCAGGTCGTTTTCTCTACATCAGCCATGACATCGGTTAGCTGGTTTTCCAGCTGCACCTCTACCCGCAGCTGTTTCTGCAACAGTTGCAGGCTGATCACCTCTTCTGCATAATGAATGATGTCCGTGATGTTCGTTTTCTGTACGTTCAGCTGAATATTCCCAGATTCCAGCCGCGACACATCAATTAACTCCCCTACCATTTTCTGGAGGCGTGACGTTTCCTGCTTCAGCGTACGGATAATGCCTGTCTGCTCTTCATTCATAGCGCCCACCCGTTCATTCTGGAGCAACTTTAGGCTGTACCCTATGGAGGCCAAGGGCGTTTTCAGTTCATGTGAAACGGTTGCCAGGAAGTTAGACTTTGCCTGGTCCAGCCGTTTGAACTCACTTACGTTCCTTAGGGATACAACGTAGCCGTATAGCTCACTTTGCTCCTTCAGCTCGTTGTAAGAAACAATGTCTAAAACACTTTTACAGTAATATGCTTCCTCCCCTCCTTCAGTAACGGTTAGCAAATGGTCATCTGATGTTCTGCCAATCATGATATCTTTCACCAGTTCCCGGTACAGGTCGTTCTCGTTTTCCAGCTCCTGCGACTGGCGCCCCACCAGGTTTGCCCGCTCCATGCCCAGTAGCTTACAGGCAACTGGGTTTGCCTCTGTTACCTGCAGGTTGTGGTCCAGCAGCAGCAGTCCTTCATCCAGGTTCTGCATGATAAGCTCAATCCGCTTTTTCTCTGACATGAGCACGTTCAGGTTCGAGAACTCATACTCCTGCAGTTTCTTCAGCATGCTGTTATATACCTTTGCCACGCGGCTAAACTCATTGCGGCCCCGCACAGGAATCTTTTTAGAAAAATCCTTACCAGAGGCTGCCTGAATAGAATCCACCAGCATGTTGATAGGCTTGGCTATGGCTGCGGGAATTGTCAGCAGAAAGCCTAGCGTCAGCAACAGAGCCGCAGTCAGGGCCACTAAAGTATAAACTCTAGTCTGCTGCGCTATGTGCTGTGCATGGTCGCTTTTCGAGATCATGGCATCCATGTTCATGCTGAGCATCTGGTCCAGCTGGTCGCGCAGCAAACGGTACCGCGGCAGGAGCTCTACGTAGTAGGCATTGGCATCTAAAGAATCGTTTAGGAGCAGGATGCGGTAGTGCTGAAAACCCTCCGCCACGTCTTCCACCAGCTGCCCCTCGCCCGGCTCGGTGATGTTGCCCTGCTCCTTGCGCAGGTTAGCAGCAAACACAGCCATGTTCTCCCGAATCATATCGGCTTTTACCTCGGGCGTTACATCCGAAAAGAGTAACTGCTGTTTGGCGGCCTGCATGTTATCGAGCGATGAGATCATGCGC includes:
- a CDS encoding NAD(P)H-dependent flavin oxidoreductase, which translates into the protein MKWTNQLTQKLQLEYPIIQAPMLGVATPEMVAAATKVGCLGSLPLGDFPAEKCAEMIRATKQLTPRPFAVNIFAHDIPAPSDELKERYAKAKQFIEQLAQQHHLPVKLPGFEELKLHSYREQVEAIIAEGCRTVSFTFGNLDAPSIERLKSKDVTLIGTCTSVQEAQLLEQSDIDVICVQGIEAGGHRGSFTNGYLPQTGGLSLLSQVYESVSVPLIYAGGIYNAKTLLASKTLGAQGFQIGSLLLGAAESALKEFEKRRLREVKESEIVLTKSFSGRYARGIKNTFIEAVDSSEHILPYPYQNKLTKELRKLAKANENPDFVSIWLGQSINGFSNQPTADILKELIKATEQF
- a CDS encoding ATP-binding protein — protein: MKLKTKVTLGYLTILVVLLALGVYSVTNVNKLDRAARNILKANLYTLQVGKRMISSLDNMQAAKQQLLFSDVTPEVKADMIRENMAVFAANLRKEQGNITEPGEGQLVEDVAEGFQHYRILLLNDSLDANAYYVELLPRYRLLRDQLDQMLSMNMDAMISKSDHAQHIAQQTRVYTLVALTAALLLTLGFLLTIPAAIAKPINMLVDSIQAASGKDFSKKIPVRGRNEFSRVAKVYNSMLKKLQEYEFSNLNVLMSEKKRIELIMQNLDEGLLLLDHNLQVTEANPVACKLLGMERANLVGRQSQELENENDLYRELVKDIMIGRTSDDHLLTVTEGGEEAYYCKSVLDIVSYNELKEQSELYGYVVSLRNVSEFKRLDQAKSNFLATVSHELKTPLASIGYSLKLLQNERVGAMNEEQTGIIRTLKQETSRLQKMVGELIDVSRLESGNIQLNVQKTNITDIIHYAEEVISLQLLQKQLRVEVQLENQLTDVMADVEKTTWVLINLLSNAVRYSPEGDVITITTEDEERQVLIKVHDNGPGIDASNHSKIFQKFVQIPGKEQYKGGAGLGLSISKEFIESQGGSIWVESELGAGSTFVVSLPVYHLAEV